From a single Sediminibacterium sp. KACHI17 genomic region:
- a CDS encoding ATP-binding cassette domain-containing protein, with product MSETVVSIRNAKIYQGNSLILEDVNFSVNKGEFVYLVGKTGTGKSSLLKTLYGELPLTEGSASVVGFNLREMDWKKVPFLRRNLGVVFQDFQLLTDRNVHENLRFVLKATGWQDERLIEEKINDVLDKVGLKSKGFKMPFEMSGGEQQRVDIARALLNSPKLILADEPTGNLDPETSDEIMQLLIQIARDYGTAVIMATHDFIVINRYPSRILKTEKGRVLDSAAVEN from the coding sequence ATGTCTGAAACAGTAGTCTCTATACGCAACGCCAAGATCTATCAAGGAAATAGTCTGATCCTGGAAGATGTCAATTTTTCTGTCAACAAAGGAGAATTCGTTTATCTGGTCGGTAAAACCGGTACAGGTAAAAGTAGCTTGCTGAAAACCCTTTATGGTGAATTACCCTTGACGGAAGGAAGTGCATCTGTGGTTGGATTTAACCTTCGCGAAATGGATTGGAAAAAAGTTCCATTCCTGCGTCGTAATCTGGGTGTGGTATTCCAAGACTTCCAATTATTGACTGACCGTAATGTGCACGAAAACCTGCGCTTTGTTTTGAAAGCAACAGGTTGGCAAGATGAAAGACTGATCGAAGAAAAGATCAATGATGTTCTCGATAAAGTTGGATTGAAAAGCAAAGGGTTCAAAATGCCTTTTGAAATGAGTGGTGGAGAGCAACAACGTGTAGACATTGCACGTGCATTACTCAATTCTCCTAAGCTGATCTTAGCAGATGAACCTACCGGAAACCTCGATCCGGAAACCAGTGATGAGATCATGCAATTATTGATTCAGATCGCCCGTGATTATGGTACAGCGGTGATCATGGCTACCCACGATTTCATTGTCATCAATCGATATCCATCCCGTATTCTGAAAACTGAAAAGGGTAGGGTGTTGGATAGTGCTGCAGTGGAGAATTAG